The following are encoded in a window of Candidatus Oleimmundimicrobium sp. genomic DNA:
- a CDS encoding prepilin-type N-terminal cleavage/methylation domain-containing protein, whose protein sequence is MRDKAFMRNLTGKNGFSLVELTIVIFIISVLVSIAVFSFRNTEVIDLRTCQSNLKILDGAIVQYFLNENSYPGGLDELAPKYIKTMPKCPTDKTKSYEYDSEKHEAICPNGHSYP, encoded by the coding sequence ATGAGAGATAAGGCGTTTATGAGGAATTTAACCGGGAAGAATGGTTTTTCTCTGGTTGAGTTGACGATAGTTATTTTTATAATATCTGTGCTGGTCAGCATAGCGGTCTTTTCTTTTCGGAACACCGAGGTGATAGATTTAAGAACATGTCAATCAAATCTCAAAATATTGGACGGGGCCATTGTGCAGTATTTTCTTAATGAAAACAGTTATCCTGGTGGGCTCGACGAGTTAGCTCCGAAATACATAAAGACCATGCCGAAGTGTCCAACGGATAAGACGAAAAGTTATGAGTATGATTCTGAAAAACATGAAGCGATATGCCCCAACGGGCACAGCTACCCGTAG
- a CDS encoding prepilin peptidase: protein MRFFILIFFLLLGLIVGSFLNVCIYRIPINESIVKPSSKCPKCKKPLKPWDNIPLLSYLVLGGKCRYCREPISLKYPLVEFITGVLFALAFLKFDLSLSLVLGIFLISVLVVLTFIDLSYLIIPNKIIYPSLVIALALVAINFFTVPFLPLVGAKNPLFSICGFLGGGGFLFLVAILGEKIFKQEVMGGGDIKLAALLGIFLGWYVWLALFLGFLFGSIVGVTLMLLKQKGRKDFVPFGPFLALGGILTLFFGPQIYNLYASLWMIG from the coding sequence TTGCGTTTCTTTATTCTAATCTTTTTTTTACTGCTGGGCTTAATAGTGGGTAGTTTTTTAAATGTTTGTATATATCGTATTCCCATCAATGAATCCATAGTAAAACCCTCATCTAAATGTCCAAAATGCAAAAAACCCCTAAAACCGTGGGATAATATTCCGCTTTTAAGCTATTTGGTGTTGGGCGGAAAGTGCAGGTATTGCCGGGAGCCGATATCTTTAAAGTATCCGCTTGTCGAATTTATAACGGGTGTTTTGTTTGCTCTTGCTTTTTTAAAGTTTGATTTAAGTTTAAGCTTGGTCTTAGGGATTTTTTTAATTTCGGTTCTCGTCGTGCTTACCTTCATTGACTTAAGTTATTTAATTATCCCAAACAAAATAATTTATCCCTCGTTGGTTATTGCTCTGGCCCTGGTGGCCATCAATTTTTTTACTGTTCCCTTTCTTCCTTTAGTTGGAGCTAAAAATCCTCTTTTTTCCATTTGTGGATTTTTAGGAGGAGGAGGGTTCTTGTTCCTTGTGGCCATATTGGGAGAAAAAATTTTTAAACAAGAAGTTATGGGTGGAGGAGATATTAAACTTGCTGCTCTTTTAGGAATTTTTTTGGGATGGTATGTGTGGCTGGCCTTATTTTTAGGTTTTTTATTTGGCTCAATTGTCGGAGTTACTTTGATGCTTCTCAAACAAAAAGGAAGAAAAGATTTCGTACCTTTCGGGCCGTTCTTGGCACTGGGAGGAATCTTAACCTTATTTTTTGGCCCTCAGATTTATAATTTATATGCGAGCTTATGGATGATTGGATAG